In Ahaetulla prasina isolate Xishuangbanna chromosome 6, ASM2864084v1, whole genome shotgun sequence, a single window of DNA contains:
- the MTERF4 gene encoding transcription termination factor 4, mitochondrial, with product MPNVKLAIRYWRIFEKYSFPPLAYDCIHLPSLSVLPAAFWWSHQHLHCRLITTRSFVQSKKGFPPYRSNYECSPKPQETLINTPVEVKTTDVDHLKLEEDTSAYVNLGFSPAEITQLFRLQLDVPFQSKLTAISELLLLGLSISTILKTLEKKPELLRMPPKHLKERADLLRRLDLDAGGVNQVAVHFPSIFTVPHKRIKSLENLLKEKCLFTMAQVSKILRTTPQLLLEDLNDVEYKFQFAYFRMGIKHGEIVQSGFFQASLAEINKRINFLERLGRYQTPDKKGQTQIVNPKLKRLIRASEQDFVTEIACSSIEEYEVFKKLLADEEEQRRQQEEAMEEFSDSEHDDETDSE from the exons ATGCCGAATGTGAAATTAGCAATCCGCTATTGGCGC ATTTTTGAGAAATACAGCTTTCCCCCCCTTGCCTATGACTGTATCCATTTACCTTCTCTCAGTGTATTACCAGCTGCCTTTTGGTGGTCTCATCAACACCTACATTGCAGATTGATTACTACCAGGTCTTTTGTACAAAGCAAAAAAGGCTTTCCACCTTATAGGTCAAACTATGAGTGCTCTCCAAAGCCTCAAGAAACTTTAATTAATACACCAGTAGAAGTAAAAACAACAGATGTGGACCATTTGAAGCTAGAAGAGGACACAAGTGCTTATGTTAACCTGGGATTCAGTCCTGCTGAGATAACACAGCTATTTAGGTTGCAGCTGGATGTACCTTTTCAGTCAAAACTGACTGCAATTTCAGAATTACTCCTATTGGGTTTAAGCATTTCCACAATATTGAAGACCCTAGAAAAGAAGCCTGAACTGCTGAGAATGCCACCAAAACATTTGAAGGAACGTGCAGATCTTCTGAGGAGACTTGACTTAGATGCAG GAGGCGTTAACCAGGTGGCAGTACATTTTCCAAGTATCTTTACAGTGCCACACAAGAGAATCAAATCCCTAGAGAATCTCCTTAAAGAAAAATGTCTCTTCACAATGGCACAAGTATCAAAAATTCTACGAACAACTCCACAGCTCCTTTTAGAAGATTTAAATGATGTAGAATACAAATTCCAG TTTGCATATTTCAGGATGGGAATTAAACATGGAGAAATAGTGCAGTCTGGTTTCTTCCAAGCATCACTGGCTGAAATAAATAAGCGAATAAATTTTTTGGAGCGGTTGGGACGCTATCAAACTCCTGATAAGAAAGGACAGACTCAAATTGTCAATCCCAAACTGAAAAGACTTATCAGAGCTTCTGAACAGGATTTTGTGACTGAAATAGCCTGTTCCTCAATTGAAGAATATGAGGTCTTTAAGAAGTTGCTGGCCGATGAAGAAGAGCAGAGGAGGCAACAGGAGGAAGCAATGGAAGAATTCTCAGATTCGGAGCATGATGATGAAACTGATTCTGAATAA